Within the Deltaproteobacteria bacterium genome, the region GCCTGGAAGCTCAAAGCCGGTGCAGTAGATGGTAGCCCTGGAACTGATGATCGCGATGCGCCTGCAACGCCCGTTGAACGAACTGTTGCGAGATTTACCGGAATCGCGAAGTCGCTACCAAGAACTGAGTCCTTGATGGTCCCTGAAAAGCCAGAGGTGCGAGTCCCAGCGATGGAACTTGGGCTCGAAAGGTTCATGAAATTCACACTCTCACGCATCATCTTTTGTAGATCGGCGAAGGGTTGTGAGAACTCTTTGTAATCTTGCGCGGTCATGAGGCCCGAGGTCTGCATCGATCGCATTGGACGAATCAAGTTTGGTTCGAGATTCATGCCGATGTCGTATCGAAGAGCATCGTAATCGCCTTTGACGAAATCCAAAGTTGCAGCAGCGTTTTGATATTGCTGATTTGATTCGTAGTAGGCCTGCATTGCGTAGGTATCCAGCGGGTTGCGCATGGCTTGCTGATAGAGAGCATCGCGCTCGGCCTTGCGAGCATTCAGCTCAGACCGTGTCGTTCGAAGATTTTCTTTTACGTCTTTTGCACGTGACCCGTACTTCTCGGCTTCTTCATGAGCTTCAGCACCAGTTTTCATGGCCGAGAGCTCGCCGATTAGTTTCGAAACTGCGTTATTCGAGCGACCACTTCGCGACGAGCGACCAAGGTCATGTTCTGCGCCGATATCCTCGACGGCCTGCATGGCTTCCGTGATCAAATCTTTTGCATGTTCAGCGCGATCTTCGTCTTCTGACATCAACGCATCTTTCAATTGACGTTTGAAGGGTCCGCGAACGATTCGCTGCATCTCTGCAAGAACCGCTTTGCTCATCGCCTCGTCTGATTTGTGTTTTCCTACACGCTTGTCGATGCTGTTCAGTTGATCCAACCAGCAATCAAGCTTCGCTTCACCTTTAAGGCTAGTTCCTTTTTTGTCGAGGGTGCAGTTTTTCATTCCGTCAGCAATGCGGGATTTGTCTTCGTCGTCTTTGCCTGATTCTTCACGGGTCGCGACTTCTGATCCTGGGCACGCCTCTTTTTTGAGTGTGCGATGAGCTTTGACGGTCGCGATCAGCGCATTGTCAGCTTCTGACTTTTTAACGATCGTGTTTATGAGGTCGGCACGCCAAGTAATGGACACCCACGAATCACCGGAACGAGTCGGACGGTGCGCTGTGATTTCCGTCATCATCTCCCCACCTTTTTCGACCTGTTGGTATTTTAACTTATAAGTGTCACCGCAAATTTTCGCGTCAGCTTCATGAGACGGAAGGGTTGTCTTACCCGCGTCAGGCGAAGAAATTTTAATAGCTGCCGGAGGTGCACCTTTTGCCGCGACAGTAAGCGCAGCCGGAGCCGTGCTGACTTTGCCATCGCCTGTCGCCTCGCTTGGCGCGCCCGGTGTTGTAGTTACAGCTTCAGAAGCAAGTTCGTGAGAACCGACTTCGAGCTTCTCCCACGACACGTTTGCCGCAAGGACCATCAATAGCGCGCCCTTTAGTGCTGTTTGTTTCGTGAGTTTCATAGTTCCTCCAGTTCGATCTGAAAATAGAATCCTTCATAGCCCTCTAGTCCAAGAGTCGAGCCGGCTGCCTGGCGAGTTTGCCTGCTGCAATGTAAGTCTTTAATTTTACTGATTTAAATTTCGATCAGCGCGGCTATTTAGAGTATGACCGTGGGGTCATTAGATTGCGGACATTCCTGACACCCCACATGGGTGGTCAAATTTAAGAAGTCCTTTCAGCAGCTTAGATTGTCGAATTCTCTGACAGGGGGGATGGCGCATTTTCGGGACAAGTGTGCTAGGTGCTCTGTATGCGTTTTCAGTTCACAGATTCGCCGCCGCCTCAGGGTGTTCAATTTTCAGATTGGAATAATTGGATCTGGCAAATGCGCCACTCCCTGAAGTCCGAAGCTGAATTTAAAAAGCAGTTCTCAATGACAGCTTCAGAACGGGCGGGCTTCGCAAGTGGTGAGATCCCATTATTTGAAGTGCGGACCACTCCTTATTATGCAGCGCTGGCAAGCCCTACAGACCAAGACGATCCGATTCGAAAGATGCTGATGCCGCGGAAAGAGGAATTGCACCGGGGAACTCAGGCGATGCTTGATCCCCTGGGCGAGCGCAAAAACAATCCCTCGCCACGGATCGTGCACCGATATCCCGATCGCGTCCTTTTTTTAGTAACTGACTTTTGTTCAGTCTACTGTCGGTACTGCACGAGAAAGCACTTTACTGGCGGCGAGCAAGCCTTTGTGAAACCTGATGAGTACAAAGCAGCACTCAGTTATTTACGTCGTGCCACTGGAGTACGTGAAGTCATTTTGTCTGGCGGCGATCCGCTGACATTGTCAGATGAAAAGTTAGATCGAGTCGTTTCTGACTTGAGAAAAATCGATCATATCGAAATTATTCGCGTGGGCACAAGAATGCCGGTCGTGTGTCCAATGCGTGTGACGGACGATCTAGTTGGAATTCTCAAAAAAGCAAAGCCCGTGTATTTGATGACCCATTTCAATCACCCGCGCGAACTGACTACGCAGGCTGCAGCGGCTGTTGAACGTTTTGTCGACAACGGGATTCCAGTCTTCAATCAAATGGTTTTACTCAACGGAGTGAACAACGATGCGCGGATCGTGCAGGCACTTTCTCGTCGCCTTCTGTTTCTTCGCGCCAAACCTTACTACATGTTTCAATGCGATCCCTCGTTTGGCACAGATCATTTGAGAACAAGTGTCGAAGAGAGTTTGGAGATTCAAGCCGAGCTCTGGGGTAACTTGTCGGGTCTTGCAATGCCAACGTTGTCGCTTGATATTCCCGACGGCGGCGGTAAAGCCACCTTGGTACCGGAATTCGAAATGATTGATAAGCGCTTGGGCGACCGCGAAGCGGGAACAACGCGTTCTTACAGAGGCTGGGATGGTGTCGAGTCTGTCTACAAAAGTCCGCCTAGGTCTCAACGTCAGTTGCCGATCGATGCAGCCGATTACCAAGAAGAATGGAACGCCTTAAAGCGTGCGAAATCTAAACCGCAGAACCCGGTCGAAGGCCAGCGCACTCATTTTTTTGCCGATCCGCTTTTGCCAACTGAAGTTTGAAAAATCAGGTTCGCTCTAAGCGCGCATACTTTGCGACAAACTTTTTCACTGTATTGTCCGAAAAAACAACGGTCACTTTCGTGTCGCCACCACTTCCTTCAACCTGCAGAACTTGACCGACGCCATACGAAGGATGTCTTACGCGCAAACCTTTTCGATATTCAGGTCCCGAGGACGCATCATCAAACGAGTCGCTCCCATTTTCATAATCTGGAAACGGCGATCCGCCTCGCGCGGAACCTGCAGAACCCATCAAAGGATGGGATTTAGAAGTTCCATATTGTGACGCTTGCGTATCGTCACCGCCCCAACGATCTAAGAACCGCGGTCGACTTGAAACAGAGGACTGCTGAACGACGCCCTCCTTTGGAAGCTCTTTTAAAAATCGACTTGGTGGATTCATCTGGTCTGTGCCCCAAACTTTTCTAGTCCTAGCGTGGGTCATGAAAAGTCGTTTTTCAGCACGAGTCATACCGACGTAACAAAGTCTTCGTTCTTCTTCGATTTCCGTTGGATCTGCTGAATCTGTGGCGCGTCCACTTGGGAAAAGATTTTCTTCACAACCAACGATGAAGACATAAGGGTATTCAAGACCCTTCGAAATATGAAGCGTCATCATCGTGACGGCACGTTCGCCGCCATTACCGTTGCCAGTGTCATCCGCATCGCTGACCAGTGCCATTTCTTCTAAAAATGCCTGTAGGTGACCTTCTTCGCCTCGTTCTTCCGCAAATTTAGAAATCGCGTTTTGCAATTCTTCAAGGTTTTCAATTCGCGCTTCAGCTTCAGGCGAGCCGTCGGCGATCAACCGTTTTGCGTACTCCGTTTTGTCGACAACGGCGATCGACAGGTCAGGAAGCGAAACTTGGCGGGCTTCTTCGCGAAGGGCAACTAGGAGGTTTAAGAAGCTGCGAACTTTTGACGTAGTACCAGAATTGAATTCGCGGTTATCGACCGCCATCGACGCGGCCTCCACCATCGAAATACGACTTTGGTTCGAGATCGCCTCAATTCGTTCCACGGTTGTTTTTCCAATTCCGCGCGCGGGAACGTTAATGACCCGTTTAAAGCTGATGTCATCGCTTGGATTCAATACGAGCTTCAAATAGCCAAGAATATCTTTTACTTCCATCCGGTCGTAAAACTTCATACCGCCAACAATTCGGTAGGGAATTGTGCGCGAGCGAAACTGTTCTTCAAGAACCCGGCTTTGTGCATTGGTTCGATAGAAAACGGAAATCTCTTCTGGCGAAGCATCGGTTTCACGAATGAGTTTCGCGATTTCATTTACTACAAATCGCGCCTCATCGTATTCATTCTGCTCTTCGCGTACGATGATCGGTTCGCCTACGGGGTTATTTGTGAAAAGAGTTTTGTCTTTTCTTTGAGTGTTGTTGCGGATGACGTGGGTTGCGGCGCCTATGATGGTTTGAGTGGACCGATAGTTTTCTTCAAGCTTGACGACCTTGGAATTCGGAAAGTCTTTTTCGAAAGACAAGATGTTTTGGATGTCGGCACCACGCCAAGAATAAATCGATTGATCTTCGTCACCGACAACGCAGAGATTTTGATGGCCATCGGAAAGCATTCTGACGATTTTGTACTGCACCGAGTTTGTATCTTGATACTCGTCCACCATGATGTAGCGAAATTTATTTCTGTAGGCTTCAAGCACCGCAGGATAATCGCGAAAAAGCTGATGAGTCTTAATCAGAAGATCACCGAAATCGAGGGCATTGGCTCGCTTCATTTCCTCTTCGTAGCGTTCAAAGACCGCAAGCTGTTGTTCGTCCATCAGATGGCGCCGCTTTCGAACATCATCAGGCGTTAGCCCATCAGTTTTGACGGAATTGATTCGTCCAGCAAATAACTTGGCGGGATAGAGCTTTTCGTCGTATCCAAGTGCCGAGGCGACCTTCTTAACCATCGCCAGTTGTTCCCCTGTGTCATAGATACCAAAGAAGGGTCGATAATCGAGGAGTTCAATGTGTTCACGAAGCAGGCGCGCGCCGATCGAGTGAAAAGTCGAGATCCACATTCGGTCTTGTTGATTGAAAGAGGATTCGCCTTTGCCAAGACCAAGTTCGCGAAGCAGCGTTTGAGTTCGGTGCTCCATTTCGCGCGCGGCTTTGTTGGTAAATGTCACGGCAAGTATTTGTTCGGGGGCCGCACGACCCGTCGCGATCAGGGCCGCAATCCGATGGGTCAGAACACGTGTCTTCCCAGATCCAGCGCCAGCCAAAATCAAAAGCGGCCCGTCCATCGCTTCAACGGCCTCGGCCTGTGGTGGATTAAGTCCACGTGTAATCGCCTCCAGAAGAGTTGTAGATCCTTCATGTCGCATCTCGATTGTATTCTCCTGAAAGTCCTCGTGAAGCACTTTAAGCCCTCGCCGCTGGTTGACTACCGGTTTTTTCGCGGTGCCATTTTTCGGCCCGCTCCGTGCTTTCCAACTCGCCTTGTGGGTTTAGCGGATTTGCCTCGAAAGAGGAACGAGATTGCGGTGCTTCCGGGACGAGAATTCGGCCTCTGGACAGCTATTCTCGCCGTTTTGCTTGGTACTAGTGCCTGTGCCCCAGTTTCAGAGAGCGAATCTTCGGAAAATCAGGTGTATCGGCTTCCATGGCCATCGGGGTCAGGAAAGTACGAACTTCAGGACATCGTTCTTCAGACTTTCACCGAGCCACAGAAGCTTCGTGGTCAGGTGGCGGAGATCATCGTCGATCCTCGCGTCACCAGTGGGCAACTGATCGGCGAAGAACCGATCGGTCGTTGGACAGAAACGAATGTGAACGGCGTTTTGAGAAGAATCCCTTCGGACTTTGTCACTCTTCAAGCGGCCGTGTTGTACGCCCATCATGAAAAACTTAATCTCATCGATCGTAGTTTGGGTCTCTTTCCCTATTTAAAAGGACCGTCGAAAATTGGACT harbors:
- a CDS encoding KamA family radical SAM protein, whose product is MRFQFTDSPPPQGVQFSDWNNWIWQMRHSLKSEAEFKKQFSMTASERAGFASGEIPLFEVRTTPYYAALASPTDQDDPIRKMLMPRKEELHRGTQAMLDPLGERKNNPSPRIVHRYPDRVLFLVTDFCSVYCRYCTRKHFTGGEQAFVKPDEYKAALSYLRRATGVREVILSGGDPLTLSDEKLDRVVSDLRKIDHIEIIRVGTRMPVVCPMRVTDDLVGILKKAKPVYLMTHFNHPRELTTQAAAAVERFVDNGIPVFNQMVLLNGVNNDARIVQALSRRLLFLRAKPYYMFQCDPSFGTDHLRTSVEESLEIQAELWGNLSGLAMPTLSLDIPDGGGKATLVPEFEMIDKRLGDREAGTTRSYRGWDGVESVYKSPPRSQRQLPIDAADYQEEWNALKRAKSKPQNPVEGQRTHFFADPLLPTEV
- a CDS encoding UvrD-helicase domain-containing protein, which produces MRHEGSTTLLEAITRGLNPPQAEAVEAMDGPLLILAGAGSGKTRVLTHRIAALIATGRAAPEQILAVTFTNKAAREMEHRTQTLLRELGLGKGESSFNQQDRMWISTFHSIGARLLREHIELLDYRPFFGIYDTGEQLAMVKKVASALGYDEKLYPAKLFAGRINSVKTDGLTPDDVRKRRHLMDEQQLAVFERYEEEMKRANALDFGDLLIKTHQLFRDYPAVLEAYRNKFRYIMVDEYQDTNSVQYKIVRMLSDGHQNLCVVGDEDQSIYSWRGADIQNILSFEKDFPNSKVVKLEENYRSTQTIIGAATHVIRNNTQRKDKTLFTNNPVGEPIIVREEQNEYDEARFVVNEIAKLIRETDASPEEISVFYRTNAQSRVLEEQFRSRTIPYRIVGGMKFYDRMEVKDILGYLKLVLNPSDDISFKRVINVPARGIGKTTVERIEAISNQSRISMVEAASMAVDNREFNSGTTSKVRSFLNLLVALREEARQVSLPDLSIAVVDKTEYAKRLIADGSPEAEARIENLEELQNAISKFAEERGEEGHLQAFLEEMALVSDADDTGNGNGGERAVTMMTLHISKGLEYPYVFIVGCEENLFPSGRATDSADPTEIEEERRLCYVGMTRAEKRLFMTHARTRKVWGTDQMNPPSRFLKELPKEGVVQQSSVSSRPRFLDRWGGDDTQASQYGTSKSHPLMGSAGSARGGSPFPDYENGSDSFDDASSGPEYRKGLRVRHPSYGVGQVLQVEGSGGDTKVTVVFSDNTVKKFVAKYARLERT